The following DNA comes from Fervidibacillus albus.
TAAATGGTTTACTTCACATAAATAATGATTTATATAACTCAAAAACCATTAGAAAAACGCTCAACATAAAGGAGGAAAAACTTGTGGATTTAATGTTTGACACTGGTAATATTCAACAAATTGAAATGTATCAGAATGTGTTCCCGTTCATAGGTGTGACGACAAATCCGAGTATTTTAAAAAGGGAAGGGAAAGTGGACGTTTGGGAGCATTTTCGAAAAATACAACAGATCATCGGTCCTGAAAAATCACTACACGTACAAGTCACGACCAGTCGTTTTGAAGACATAGTAAAGGAAGCATACAAAATCACTCACCAATTAGGAAAAGAAACGTACATTAAAATTCCGGTCACCATGGAAGGGCTACGTGCGATTAAACAATTGAAGCAAGAAAATTTCCGCATAACTGCAACCGCTATCTACACGATGGCTCAAGGGGATTATGCAATTATGGCAAATGCCGATTATATCGCTCCCTACTTTAATCGGATGGAAAATATTAATATTGACGCAAAGGCGGTTATCAGTCATCTGGGTGCACGAATTAACGAATGTAAAAAACAAACGAAAATCGTTGCCGCCAGTTTTAAAAATATGGGGCAAGTGATGACCGCCTTTGAATGCGGTGCCCATAGTGCAACTGTTGACCCGTCTTTACTCGTCGATTCATTGAACATGCCTTCGATTCATGAAGCGATCGACCGTTTCCAAAAAGACTGGGAAAGCGTTTATGGAAAAGGGGTTACTTTGCTCGATTTGTAGAACAGATTCGTCGACGTCCATTTTTTGACCTTTATATACGAAAATTATCACAAAAAAGAAGGAAAACATTTTACGCTCCTACTATCAAGGGTGCAAAAACTGTTTTCCTTTATCCTTTTCACGTATATTTACGAAGTGGGTAAGTAAATAAATCCATCCGGTCCTAAAGGCCAGCCGAGAAGGAACCAAATGACGAACAAAATAATCCAAGAAATGAAAAAGAAAATCGTATACGGCAATAAGGCGGACATTAACGTCCCCATTCCGATTTTCGGATCATACATTTTCGCAAAGGAAAGTAAAATGGCGAAATACGGAAGCATCGGAGTAATCGGATTCGTAATGGAATCACCGATCCGATAAGCCATTTGCGTAAAGGCTGGATCGTAGCCTAAAAGCATCAACATCGGAACAAAAACCGGTGAAAGAATTGCCCATTTTGCAGAAGAACTTGCTAAGAACAAATTTATGAAGGCAGAAACAATGACAAAAC
Coding sequences within:
- a CDS encoding fructose-6-phosphate aldolase, encoding MFDTGNIQQIEMYQNVFPFIGVTTNPSILKREGKVDVWEHFRKIQQIIGPEKSLHVQVTTSRFEDIVKEAYKITHQLGKETYIKIPVTMEGLRAIKQLKQENFRITATAIYTMAQGDYAIMANADYIAPYFNRMENINIDAKAVISHLGARINECKKQTKIVAASFKNMGQVMTAFECGAHSATVDPSLLVDSLNMPSIHEAIDRFQKDWESVYGKGVTLLDL